GCCGACGGTGCCACGGTCCGGGTCGACCTGGCGGGCACCGGCGCCGCGGCGGGCGACCGGGTACTGGTGCGGGCCGGCGACACGCTGATCGCCGAGCACCTGATCTCCGGCGCCGAGATCGGCGGCAGCGTGGCCTCGGTGGAAATCTCCGCCGCGGCGCTCGCAGCGCTGGGCGACGGCAGCTTCGCGCTCAGCGCCTCTGTCGTCGACTACTCGGGGAACCAGGGTGCGGCGAGCGGCCCGTTCGCCCTCACGATCGACACCGCGCCGCCCGTTGCCGCGCTGCTGTCGGCGACGATCGTCGACGACCGGCGCCCCGGCACCGGCACCGTGGAAGACGGCGGGCAGACGAACGACCGCACGCCGACGCTGCTGCTGACGCTGGACAGCGTGCTGGCCGACGGGGAAACGCTTCAGGTCCTGCGCGACTCGGGCGACGGCCCGGTGCTAGCCGGCGAGGCCAGCCCGCTGACTGATTCGGTCTACGAGTTCACCGATTCGGTGGACGGGCGGGAAACCTATGCCTACTCGGCCCGGGTGGTCGACGCGGCCGGCAACGCGACGCTGCTGCCGCTTGAGTACACGATCAGGGTGACGTGAACCGGCCGGAGCGTGCAGCCGGAACGGTGGCTCGACCGGGTGGGCGCGCCTGGCGCGCCGGCACGACCTGTTACCATCTCCGCGACCGGACATCGGCCGTCGACGGCCGTGCGAACGAGGCAGGCTGCGGGGGACCCGGGCCGCGAGCATGCTCCGCTCGATGAGCACCGCGACCCGCCCACCCGAGGCGCCGCCCGCCCCAGGAGCAGATGCGCATTTCCTTTCGTTGGCCCCCGTCGGTCGTGAAGGCCGTTGCCGCGGTTTCAGCGTCCTGCCTTGCCGTGCCGTGGGGCGCGGCATCGGCGGCCTCCATCGCTGACGTCGTGCGAACAGCGCTCGACTCGTACCCGGCCGTTCTCTTCGCACGGGCCAACCGAAGCGTCGCCCAGTACGACGTCAACCGCGCACGGTCGCTGCACTACCCCACCGTCGACCTGCTCGGCACCCGCAGGCTCGCCGGCAGCGCCAGCAACCTCGCCCAGCCGAGATTGCGCCTGAACGTCTGGGCTTCGGGCGGCATCGACGCCACGATCGAGCGAGAAACGCTGCGAGAGAGCGCGCTGGCCAGCCGCGAGCTGGAGACGCGCGAGGACGTCGCCTTCGAGGCCGCGCAGGCCTACCTGCGGTTGCTGCGCGGCGTTCGCACGCTCGAAGCCACCCGGCGCAACCTGCAGCGGCACGAGGCGCTGGTCGCCGACTTCGAGGCGATCGCCGCGATCGACGTCGGCCGGCGCTACGACCTGGTGCAGGCGCGCACGCGACTCGAGCAGGTGCGCCTGCAGATCGCCGAGCGCGAAGCCGAGATCGCGTCGGCCCGGGAGGTGCTCGCCCGCTATTACCCGAGGCCGGTGCCCGTCGACACGCTGAAGATGCCGCCGACCCTTTCCGAGCCCTCTCGGGAAGCGATGCAGGCGGCGCTGGAGGGCCATCCGTCGATCGAGGCCGCGCGCCGCACGGTGGAGGTGGCCGAGGCGGACACCAGGGTTGCCCGGGCGGAGCGCATGCCACGCGTCGACATCGAGTCCACCGTCGGCAAGGAGAGCGCCACGCAGCTGATCGTGTCGCTGCCCGTCTTCGACCTGGGCCGCGAGGCAGCGGAGCAAGCCGCGCAGGCCGCCGTCATCGGCGCCCGCGCCCAGCTCGAGGAGCGCGAGCGCATCATCGAAGAGCGGCGGCGCTCGGCGTTCCAGGACTACCTCGCCGCGCAGCGCCGCGAGAGCGTGTCGCGGGGACAGATCGGCATGGCCGAGGAGCTCGTCTCGGTCTATCGCGAGCAGTTCCGGATCGGTCGGCGCAACCTGCTCGACCTGCTCAACGCCTTCACCGAGCTGTCCAGCGCCGAGGTGACCTACGAAGCCTCGCGGGTCGATCGGACACTCGCACGCTACCGAATCGAGTACGCCGCCGGCAGGCTGGCTCTCCTGTTCGATCGGGGGCCCCGATGAACGCGCCGGAGCCTCTCCGCGCCGATGCGCCTCAGGCGGACGACCTGCTGGATTCGCTCGCCCGGCTCGCCCGGCTCAAGGGCAAGCCGCTGTCGCCGACGGCCCTGCGTGCGCAGTGCACGCGGGACCGGGCCGGCCGGCTGAACCAGGAATCCGTGCGCGCCACGCTGGCCGCCGCAGGCCTCGACATGCAGCGGATGCAGGGAAGCCTTCGCCAGCTCGAGCGCGCCGGGCTCCCGGCGCTGGTGACGACGCGGGACGGGCACCGGTTGCTGATCGATCGGGCCGAGCTGCGCTCGCCCGAGCTGCAGGCAGCCTTCGCGGGCCACTGGTACACGCTGACGCCGCGGCCCGACCCCGACATGCGCTCCGAGATCCCGGCCAGGCGCAACGCCCGCGCCTGGTTCTGGCGCGTGCTGTGGGGCCTGCGCGCCTACTACGCACACGTGGCGCTGGCCACGCTGTTGGTCAACCTGCTGTCGATCGCGGTGTCGCTTTACGTTATGAACGTGTACGACCGCGTGGTGCCCAACCGCACCTACGAGACCTTGTGGGTGCTCACGATCGGCACCGCGGGCGCGCTGCTGTTCGACTTCGCGGCGCGAATGCTGCGCGGCTGGCTGGTCGACACCGCCGGCAAGCGCGCCGACATGGAGATCAGCGCCGGGCTGTTCGAGCGCCTGCTGGGCATCCAGCTGATCCAGAAGCCGGCCTCGTCGGGCGCCTTCGTCAGCAACCTGCGCGACTTCGAGGCGATCCGCGAGGTGCTCACCTCGGCCACCCTCACCGCGCTGATCGACCTGCCCTTCTTCCTGCTGTTCGTGGCGGTCATCGCATCGATCGCGCCGCCGCTGGCGATCGTGCCGCTCATCGCGATCGTGCTGGTGGTGGTGGTGGGAGCGCTGGTGCAGGCGCCGCTGGCGCGCAGCATCCGCGACTCGATGAAGGAGGCGTCGCAGCGCCAGGGGCTGGCGGTGGAAACCGTGGAGGGCCTCGAGACGCTGAAGGTCAACAACGCCCAGGCCCACGCGCAGCAGCGCTGGGAGTGGTACACGGAGACGGTGGCGCTGGCCTCGATGAAGGCGCGCAACCTGTCCAACCTGGTGATCAACGCCACCGCCACGCTGCAGCAGCTGGCCACGGTGGCCACCGTGGTCGTCGGCGTCTACCTGATCCACGACGCGAAGCTCTCGATGGGCGGCCTGATCGGGGCGGTGATCCTGTGCGGCAGGGCGATCGCGCCGCTGGCGCAGGTGGCCGGCCTCGCGGTGCGGATCCAGCAGGCGCGCACCGCCTTCGACGGCCTGCAGGCGCTGGTCGACAAGACCAGCGAGCGCGACCCGGAGCGCAGCTACCTGAGCCTGCAGAACGTGCGCGGCGACCTCGCCCTGTCGGGCGTGGACTTCAGCCACGACCCGCAGGGCCCCACCTTGTTCCGCGGCCTGAACCTGTCGATCCGCGCCGGCGAGCGGGTGGCGATCCTGGGGCGCACCGGCAGCGGCAAGTCCACGCTGCTGCGGCTGGCCGCGGGCCTGTACGCGCCGAACGCCGGCCTGGTCACGCTGGACGGCGTCGACCTTCGGCAGATCGATCCGGCCGACCTGCGCGCGGCGATCGGGCTGCTGCCGCAGGACGCCCGCCTGTTCCTCGGCACGCTGCGCGAGAACCTCGACATGGCCCGCAGCGACCGCGAGCGCGACGACGACCGCCTGGTGGCGGTGCTGCGGCAGTTCGGCCTGGACCAGTTCATCGCGCGCCACCCGCGCGGTCTCGACATGCCGCTGGGCGAGGACGGCCTCGGCCTGTCGGGCGGCCAGAAGCGTCTCGCCTGCCTGGCGCGGCTCGCGCTGCGCGACCCGGCCGTCGCGCTGCTGGACGAGCCGACCAGCGGGCTGGACCCCGGCACCGAGAAGCAGATCCTGCAGGCGATCGGCCAGTGGGCCAGCGCCGGCCGCCAGCGAACGCTGGTCGTCGTGACGCACCGGCCGCAGGTACTCGAGATCGTCGACCGGGTCGTCGTCCTGGAGGCCGGCAGGGTCGTGGTCGACGGGCCGCGCGCCGAGGTGGTCGAGCGCCTGCAGAAGGGGATCGCGGTGCCGGCACGGGGAGGCGGATCGTGAGCCGCGGCGCGCTAGGGGGGCACCCCCGCCTGGCCTTCGCGTCGATCGCGCTGATGCTCGCGGCGATCGGCGCCTTCCTGTGGTGGGCCGCCACCTCGGAGCTGGAGGAGGTGACCCGCGGGCAGGGGCGCGTGGTGCCGTCCAGCAAGGAGCAGGTGATACAGAGCCTTGACCCCGGCGTGCTCACCGAAATGCTGGTGCGCGAGGGCGACGCCGTTGCCAAGGACCAGGTGCTGCTGCGGATCGACGACACCCGCGCCACCGCGTTGCTGCGCGAACTCGAGGCCAAGACCCACGCGCTGTCGGCCTCGGCCGCGCGCGCCCGCGCCGAGGCCTACGGCGGCGGGCTGGAGTTCCCCGCCGAGCTGAAGGCGTCCCCGGAGCTGATCCGACGGGAGACCCGGGCATACAACGCGCGCAGGCGCGCGCTCGACGAGAGCGTGGCCGCGCTGCGCAACGGCATGGCGCTGCTCGACCGCGAGATCGAGATAACCGAGCCGCTGGTGGGCCGGGGACTGGTGTCCGAGGTCGAGCTGCTGCGGCTCAAGCGCCAGCGCAACGACCTTTCGCTGCAGGTCGCCGACCGGCAGAACAAGTTCGCGACCGAGGCCGCCGCCGACCTTGTCAAGTTCGAGGCCGAGCTGGCGCAGGCGCGCGAAACGCTGGTCGCCCGGGCCGACGCCGCCCGCCGAACCGAGATCCGCTCGCCGATGAAGGGCACGGTCAAGAGCATCCGGGTCAGCACGATCGGCGGGGTGATCCAGGCCGGCCAGGAGATCATGACGATCGTGCCGACCGAGGACACGCTGGTCGTGGAGGCCTACGTGCGGCCGGCCGACGTGGCCTTCCTGCACCCGGGCCAGAAGGCGGTGGTGAAGATCAGCGCCTACGACTACGCGATCTACGGCGGCCTGGACGGCGTGGTGGAGAACATCAGTCCCGACACCTTGCGCGACGAGCGTCGCGCAGGCACGCCGGTGGCCGACGTGGCGGACGAGGCCAATGCCTACTACCGGGTGCTGGTCCGAACGAAGGCCGCCGCCCTGACCGCGCCGAACGGCCAGGTGCTGCCGATCATCCCCGGCATGACGGCCAGCGTGGAGATGCTGACCGGGCGGAAGACGG
This genomic window from Zeimonas sediminis contains:
- a CDS encoding TolC family protein, whose protein sequence is MRTALDSYPAVLFARANRSVAQYDVNRARSLHYPTVDLLGTRRLAGSASNLAQPRLRLNVWASGGIDATIERETLRESALASRELETREDVAFEAAQAYLRLLRGVRTLEATRRNLQRHEALVADFEAIAAIDVGRRYDLVQARTRLEQVRLQIAEREAEIASAREVLARYYPRPVPVDTLKMPPTLSEPSREAMQAALEGHPSIEAARRTVEVAEADTRVARAERMPRVDIESTVGKESATQLIVSLPVFDLGREAAEQAAQAAVIGARAQLEERERIIEERRRSAFQDYLAAQRRESVSRGQIGMAEELVSVYREQFRIGRRNLLDLLNAFTELSSAEVTYEASRVDRTLARYRIEYAAGRLALLFDRGPR
- a CDS encoding type I secretion system permease/ATPase — protein: MNAPEPLRADAPQADDLLDSLARLARLKGKPLSPTALRAQCTRDRAGRLNQESVRATLAAAGLDMQRMQGSLRQLERAGLPALVTTRDGHRLLIDRAELRSPELQAAFAGHWYTLTPRPDPDMRSEIPARRNARAWFWRVLWGLRAYYAHVALATLLVNLLSIAVSLYVMNVYDRVVPNRTYETLWVLTIGTAGALLFDFAARMLRGWLVDTAGKRADMEISAGLFERLLGIQLIQKPASSGAFVSNLRDFEAIREVLTSATLTALIDLPFFLLFVAVIASIAPPLAIVPLIAIVLVVVVGALVQAPLARSIRDSMKEASQRQGLAVETVEGLETLKVNNAQAHAQQRWEWYTETVALASMKARNLSNLVINATATLQQLATVATVVVGVYLIHDAKLSMGGLIGAVILCGRAIAPLAQVAGLAVRIQQARTAFDGLQALVDKTSERDPERSYLSLQNVRGDLALSGVDFSHDPQGPTLFRGLNLSIRAGERVAILGRTGSGKSTLLRLAAGLYAPNAGLVTLDGVDLRQIDPADLRAAIGLLPQDARLFLGTLRENLDMARSDRERDDDRLVAVLRQFGLDQFIARHPRGLDMPLGEDGLGLSGGQKRLACLARLALRDPAVALLDEPTSGLDPGTEKQILQAIGQWASAGRQRTLVVVTHRPQVLEIVDRVVVLEAGRVVVDGPRAEVVERLQKGIAVPARGGGS
- a CDS encoding HlyD family efflux transporter periplasmic adaptor subunit, which translates into the protein MSRGALGGHPRLAFASIALMLAAIGAFLWWAATSELEEVTRGQGRVVPSSKEQVIQSLDPGVLTEMLVREGDAVAKDQVLLRIDDTRATALLRELEAKTHALSASAARARAEAYGGGLEFPAELKASPELIRRETRAYNARRRALDESVAALRNGMALLDREIEITEPLVGRGLVSEVELLRLKRQRNDLSLQVADRQNKFATEAAADLVKFEAELAQARETLVARADAARRTEIRSPMKGTVKSIRVSTIGGVIQAGQEIMTIVPTEDTLVVEAYVRPADVAFLHPGQKAVVKISAYDYAIYGGLDGVVENISPDTLRDERRAGTPVADVADEANAYYRVLVRTKAAALTAPNGQVLPIIPGMTASVEMLTGRKTVLQYLVKPLNRAGEAMRER